A window of the Nitrosococcus wardiae genome harbors these coding sequences:
- a CDS encoding outer membrane beta-barrel protein, producing the protein MRFFWQVDTNVVLLWVLILFFPEVVCGMEWTYFGWRLDPTFSLNEEFNDNPRLSFEQKDAGFITTISPGLLIGRREERWEVNLGATLNYDIYNGVDIPDRDSERIRLRSHLYFTERAFFQLNGSYVRDTLLRRVFIEIDEDFLEPIEDIDIGLVDVSTRRNRVQINPSWRYALTERTSLQLEYGFTDLSYAESEEINLINTQQHLLSGKGFYELTPISTLSLNVNATRRTSEDESETDNLEALVGWNHLFSETLQGEARAGYRITSASSNDEEETSNGFVGELTIQYLTEVGSLRGTISRTVTPSGNGRSNQTDRIRIQYTQEVMPRLSFVLRGDAFRTEPVEDDFSQGERRYFDVEPRLLWNWTRWWAVEAGYHYRRRENESPSESASSNAVFVAITYTPLIER; encoded by the coding sequence ATGAGATTTTTTTGGCAGGTAGACACTAATGTGGTTCTACTATGGGTATTAATCCTCTTTTTTCCTGAAGTGGTATGCGGGATGGAGTGGACATATTTTGGCTGGAGGTTGGATCCGACCTTTTCACTAAATGAGGAGTTTAACGACAATCCGAGATTATCGTTTGAACAAAAAGATGCTGGTTTCATTACTACTATCAGCCCAGGGCTACTCATTGGTCGGCGCGAGGAGCGATGGGAAGTTAACCTTGGCGCTACATTAAATTATGACATTTATAATGGTGTTGATATTCCTGATAGAGACTCAGAACGGATAAGATTGCGCTCACATCTTTATTTTACTGAAAGAGCTTTTTTTCAATTAAATGGCAGCTATGTGCGCGATACTCTCTTGAGAAGAGTATTTATCGAAATAGATGAAGATTTTCTTGAGCCGATTGAGGATATAGATATTGGACTTGTAGATGTTAGCACAAGGCGTAATCGAGTCCAGATAAATCCTTCGTGGCGGTATGCACTGACAGAACGGACTTCACTGCAATTAGAATATGGCTTTACAGATCTATCATACGCAGAAAGTGAAGAGATTAATCTTATTAATACTCAGCAGCATCTTCTATCAGGTAAGGGATTTTATGAGCTTACTCCAATAAGCACGCTGAGCTTGAATGTAAATGCCACGCGAAGAACATCAGAAGATGAGAGTGAGACTGATAACCTAGAAGCCTTAGTAGGTTGGAATCATCTGTTCTCGGAGACTCTTCAGGGTGAAGCGAGAGCTGGCTATCGTATCACCTCAGCTAGTAGCAATGATGAGGAGGAAACTTCAAACGGATTTGTGGGTGAACTTACTATCCAATACCTTACAGAGGTAGGATCTTTGAGGGGAACCATTAGTCGAACAGTTACCCCTAGCGGGAATGGCCGGTCAAACCAAACTGACCGAATCCGTATCCAATATACACAAGAAGTCATGCCCCGACTCAGCTTTGTTCTCAGAGGTGATGCTTTCCGCACGGAACCCGTCGAAGATGATTTTTCTCAGGGTGAACGACGCTATTTTGACGTGGAGCCACGGTTGCTTTGGAATTGGACGCGGTGGTGGGCTGTGGAGGCCGGATATCATTATCGCAGAAGAGAAAATGAAAGCCCTTCGGAATCTGCTAGTAGTAACGCCGTATTTGTTGCTATTACCTATACGCCGTTGATAGAAAGATAA
- a CDS encoding DUF4372 domain-containing protein, with the protein MTPGLQFVSMALEQLSGRASLRGVVSNLSAQVTKL; encoded by the coding sequence ATGACACCCGGATTGCAGTTCGTCTCCATGGCGCTCGAGCAGCTGTCCGGTCGCGCCAGCCTACGCGGCGTGGTCAGCAACCTATCGGCTCAAGTCACTAAACTCTAG